Part of the Polaribacter sp. Hel1_33_78 genome is shown below.
GAAACTGTAGTACCTAAACCTGCTAATTCTCTAAATTGATTGATATTAGTATCAGGAATATCTTTAGTAATATCAATTGTTTTACAAGGCGCTTCATCGTAATAAATCTTATCAGCTTGCTGAAAGAAATCTCTCATTTCTTCTACCGTAGTTAATTTTTGAGAATTAGGACCTTGACGAACATAAATTGCTCCCGAAAGGACATATGGTTTATTTACACCTGAAGGAACTTCAATTATTACAATTTCTTTTTTATCAATAGTTATCGTGTAAATATTGCAATGTAATGTTGGTGTGATTTCATTTATTGAATTCTGCAAAGCGGAACGTTTTGCATTGTTAAAAATAACTCCTTGAATATTATTAGTATCATCAACACCAAGAATAACAGTACCACCAGATGCATTTGCAAAGGCACAAATTTCTTCTGTAACCTCTTTTATTTTATTTGGAATTCTTATTTTAAATTCAAGATTAAAGCCTTCTCCTGAATTTATAAGTGATGTTATTTCGTTGATAGTTAACATAAATTAGTTGCTCATTGAGATTAACAAATCTATTAAAATTGTTTTGCTTTTCATCTTTGTATTGCAACTTATCGTTTAAAAACTATTTTCGTTTATCTGAACTTTCTTTATCAAAAGCAATTAAATTAAAGAATTCACGCATTCTTGAACGTACTCGAATCCCATATCTACTCTCTAATTCTTGTGCATTTAAGTTTGTAGTTGTATGTGTTCTAATTTTACGTTTTAAGTATAAATCATAGCGAGATAATAGTATTTCACCCATTACATTGCAATCTTTACCAAAATGTCTTCCTGTGGTTTCTACACCTAAATCATCAAAACAGTAAAAACCATTATTGCCATAATCTTCAATAATTTTAAAACCGCTTTTATTAAAACTGAAAGTGATATTTCTTGCTGGTATTAGACTATGTTGATTTTGATGAGGTACAATAAACGGTAATAACTGCATTAGACTTGTTTTACCACAACCTACTGGACCTGACAATAAAATACCTTTGTTAGGATCTATTTTTAATTTTTTGCAAGCTTCAAAATCACGAATAAAATAAAGACATAATTTATATAAAACAGATTCATCTTCTGAATATATTTTGAAATTCTTACCAAACAATAATTTTCCTTTTGCTTCTAAATAGATTAACATTTTTGGAAAATCATATATTATTTGATTTCCCTTTTGTGAGCCTAATTGAAATTGGACGCTTCCTTCTTGAATTATGTGAGGTGTTTTAATATTCATTTTTTTTTAGATTTCTGCCTTCGAAGGAATAACAGATTAACTTTAGATTATACATTTTGTATTTTGACACATAGATACTCGGTACCACAAACCTATTCTCATAAAGGTTCATTATAGTTTTTGTTTTTACTGATTTTGAGGTTGTCCATATTTTGGCTAACTGATTTTTGGTTTTCTTTGTTTTTTATTTCTTCTGCTTTTATTATCCAATTTTTAGCTGTTGCTTGCCAATTGACAATTTTTGTTTTTCCGCCCACTTTCCAACCAATACCTTGGTAATGGTTGAAGAATTTTTGAGCTTCAATTGTTGTCCATTTTTCTTTTTCAAAAAAAACAATGACTTCATTTTCATTTTTAGGCTGGTCAAGTTTATTAATGTTTTTATTGTTTTCTATAGTTTGTATATGTTTATTTATAGATACCAGTGCTTGTCCACTGCTTGTCTCGATATTGGTACTGTTGTGTACCAAAGCTTGTCCAGTACTTGTCTCGAATTTGAACATCTTAATTTTACTACCTTTATACGGATTATGTGATGGATAATAAATTATGTATTTCCAATGACTTAATTCTTTAATGCACTTATGGTATGTTGATTTAGAACCAATTTTTGAGAAACGCATAACCTCTTCACGATTGATATAAAATTCTTCTAAAAATCGATTGTTATTCCAGATTTGAAATAGTGCTACATACAAACTGATATGTGTTGGATTTAAACGATTGTCTTTAGAGAATTGAATAAACACACCTTTTAAGTGTTTTATATAGTTTACGTTTTGCATAAAATATTTTGACTTGAAAAATGAGATACTGAAACAAGCGTCAAAATTTATTATGAACACGGTTTTCTTCCATTACTTTTAAAATTTCTTCATAATCGTAATAAATAACACCACCAACTTTAGTATAAGGTAGTGTACCATTGATTCTTAAATTTTGTAAAGTTCCTGGAGAAATACTTAATAAATCTCTAACTTCTGGAGATTTGAGCCATTTTTTAGGAGCAAAGCCAGATTGATGATTTATCATTGCTTTGATGTCCTCTAATAATTCTTCTTTGAATTCTCTTAAATCTTCTGTAGTAATAATTGATGTTGGCATTTGTAAACGATTTTTAAAAGAAGAAGCTACTGAATGTCCCCCAACATTATTAGTAACTTCTTCTTATTGATTTGACTTTCGTTGGCAAACTTCAGAAGAATTTTTGAATTGATTTCGGTAGTTGTACGTAACTACGAAAAGTTTTTATTTGACTTTTTTTACTACTATTATCTTGTTTTTTGGTGCATTTTAGTAAGAAATGATACTTTACTATCCTGAAAATATTGTTTTCGTAGTTACGAAGAGGTTACGTGTTTAGATACCATCATCATACTCTAATTTTGTTTGAAAATCTTCTGCTAATTTTTTGAGAAACTTGGTTCTTTCTGTGCTTCTATTTTTAATATCTGAATATATTTTGTAGTAATTGGAAACCTCAATATTAAAGAGTGATGAAAAAATATTTACTAATTCAATTTGTAATTAAAAACCAGTACCTGGATCTTCTGGACTTTGTGCTTGTGCCTTTTGAGGATTTAAAATTAAATAGGTGCCAAGAGCTGTTAAAGCGGCGTATTTCCCATAATTTCCTATTTTTTTAATTGCTTCTTTTCTGTTTATATCTGTAGATGAATTAACAGTATTGATTTTATTTTTTTCCATGATGTTTAGTTTTTAAAATGTTGATTATTCTAAAATTATTTTTTTGTTCAAATTCCTATTTTCTGATGCTATTTGAACAATGTAAACACCTTTTGATAATTTTGGTAATGAAATATTGTCACTACCAATAGATATAAAAGTAGTATTAAAGACTTGTTTTCCTAATAGATTAAATAGTTTTAAAGATGTACTTTTTCTTGGCAAACCAATAACCTTTAAGTTTGCATTGTTGGATGCAAATACAGAAACACTTTCTAAAAAAGAGTTATCTATGCTTAACACACTATTAGAGAGATGGATGTAATATTTTCCTGTTCCGTAAACATGTTCATCTAAAGTAACTTTTACATCACTATCTGTTAAAGAAGCAAACGTATTTGCGTCTCTATCTTCTAAAGATACTTGAATTCCACTGGGTAAATTTAATGCCTCTATAGAAAAAGTAATTTCTTTTCCAGCTTCAGCTTGTAATCCTATTGGAATGATTTGAGATTTCATTTCTGAAATAGCCAATGCTTGTCTTCCTAAAGCAATACCTTCATTATTTTCTACTAAATGTGTATAGATGTTTAAATCTGATACAACACCATTAAACATACCAATATCAAAACCTGGGTCTAAGCCATTTGTTTTATCATTGAAATAATTAATCTGTGTTTTTTTAGTACTTGAACCGTTAGAAACGGATAAGTTTAAAGTAGTTGTACTTGTTTTGTAAAAAGGAATACTTGTTTGATGACTTTGCATTGCAGTTGTAATCGCAACTGTTCCTGAGCTTACTTTAGAATTTACAAAAAATGCTTGACCTGGTTGAAGGTAACCACTTGTATGCATCTCGTACAAACTATTTGTTGCATTCCATACATAAACTGATTGAAAAGTATCA
Proteins encoded:
- a CDS encoding helix-turn-helix domain-containing protein produces the protein MPTSIITTEDLREFKEELLEDIKAMINHQSGFAPKKWLKSPEVRDLLSISPGTLQNLRINGTLPYTKVGGVIYYDYEEILKVMEENRVHNKF
- a CDS encoding ATPase produces the protein MNIKTPHIIQEGSVQFQLGSQKGNQIIYDFPKMLIYLEAKGKLLFGKNFKIYSEDESVLYKLCLYFIRDFEACKKLKIDPNKGILLSGPVGCGKTSLMQLLPFIVPHQNQHSLIPARNITFSFNKSGFKIIEDYGNNGFYCFDDLGVETTGRHFGKDCNVMGEILLSRYDLYLKRKIRTHTTTNLNAQELESRYGIRVRSRMREFFNLIAFDKESSDKRK
- a CDS encoding RteC domain-containing protein; its protein translation is MELVNIFSSLFNIEVSNYYKIYSDIKNRSTERTKFLKKLAEDFQTKLEYDDGI